In Labeo rohita strain BAU-BD-2019 chromosome 16, IGBB_LRoh.1.0, whole genome shotgun sequence, one DNA window encodes the following:
- the psmc4 gene encoding 26S proteasome regulatory subunit 6B, with protein MEDGGVLVEKPQEDVPALLNSRPQTGLSFLAPEPEDLEDLYSRYKKLQQELEFLEVQEEYIKDEQKNLKKEFLHAQEEVKRIQSIPLVIGQFLEAVDQNTAIVGSTTGSNYYVRILSTIDRELLKPNASVALHKHSNALVDVLPPEADSSIMMLTSDQKPDVMYADIGGMDIQKQEVREAVELPLTHFELYKQIGIDPPRGVLMYGPPGCGKTMLAKAVAHHTTAAFIRVVGSEFVQKYLGEGPRMVRDVFRLAKENAPAIIFIDEIDAIATKRFDAQTGADREVQRILLELLNQMDGFDQNVNVKVIMATNRADTLDPALLRPGRLDRKIEFPLPDRRQKRLVFSTITSKMNLSEEVDLEDYVARPDKISGADINSICQEAGMLAVRENRYIVLAKDFEKAYKTVIKKDEQEHEFYK; from the exons GGCCCTGCTGAATTCAAGGCCCCAGACCGGCTTGTCTTTCTTGGCTCCTGAACCAGAGGATCTGGAAGATCTTTACAGCAGATATAAG AAGTTGCAACAGGAGCTAGAGTTTCTGGAGGTGCAGGAGGAGTACATTAAAGATGAACAGAAGAATCTGAAAAAGGAGTTCCTTCATGCCCAAGAGGAGGTGAAGAGGATACAGAGCATCCCTCTGGTTATTGGGCAGTTTCTGGAAGCAGTTGACCAGAATACAGCCATTGTGGGCTCAACCACAG gctcCAATTACTATGTTCGGATTCTGAGCACAATCGACAGAGAGCTGCTGAAGCCCAATGCCTCTGTTGCTCTGCACAAGCACAGCAATGCTCTGGTGGACGTTCTGCCTCCAGAGGCTGACAGCAGCATCATGATGCTCACTTCAG ATCAGAAACCAGATGTGATGTACGCAGACATCGGAGGAATGGACATCCAGAAACAGGAAGTGAGGGAGGCTGTGGAGCTCCCCCTCACACATTTTGAGCTGTATAAACAG ATTGGTATTGACCCACCCAGAGGAGTGCTCATGTATGGCCCACCTGGCTGTGGAAAGACCATGTTGGCAAAAGCTGTGGCTCACCATACCACAG CGGCTTTTATTCGTGTGGTGGGATCTGAGTTTGTGCAGAAGTATCTCGGAGAGGGTCCACGCATGGTGCGAGATGTCTTTCGACTGGCCAAAGAGAATGCCCCAGCCATTATCTTCATCGATGAAATTGATGCGATTGCTACCAAGCGTTTTGATGCACAGACTGGAG CTGATAGAGAAGTGCAGAGAATCCTGCTCGAGCTCCTCAATCAAATGGATGGGTTTGACCAGAATGTGAATGTGAAG GTTATCATGGCCACCAACAGGGCTGACACACTGGATCCAGCTCTGCTGCGCCCTGGTAGACTGGACCGTAAGATTGAGTTCCCTCTTCCTGATCGGCGACAGAAACGTTTGGTGTTCTCCACCATCACCAGCAAGATGAACCTCTCAGAGGAGGTTGACCTGGAGGATT ATGTTGCCAGGCCTGACAAGATCTCTGGTGCAGATATCAACTCCATTTGCCAGGAG GCTGGTATGTTGGCTGTGCGTGAAAACCGTTACATTGTGTTGGCTAAGGACTTTGAGAAGGCTTACAAGACTGTAATCAAGAAAGACGAGCAGGAACACGAGTTCTACAAGTAG